CTTCTCCTTCGAGTTCTTCCCCCCGAAGGACGAGGCGTCCGCATCCGAGCTGTTCGCGGCTATCCGCGAGCTTGAGGCCCTGCGCCCGTCGTTCGTCTCGGTCACCTACGGCGCGGGCGGCACGACTCGCCGGATCACCATCGACCTCGTGCTGCGCCTCAAGCGCGAGACGAGTCTCGAGATCCTCCCCCACCTCACCTGCGTGTGCCACACCGAGGCGGAGATCTACGACATCCTCGAGGAGTACGCGAACGCCGGCATCGGCAACATCCTCGCGCTCGGGGGCGACACGCCGCGCAGCAAGCCCGACCACGACCGACGCATCGACGCGTTCCGGCACGCACGCGACCTGGTCTCGTTCGTCCGCGCCTTTAAGGACCGCTCCGGGGGCAGGAACATCCGCGACCCGCGCGGCTACGGGATCGGGGTTGCCGGGTACCCCGAGGGCCACCCCTCCACGCCCAACCGGCTCGTCGAGCTCGACCACCTCAAGGCGAAGGTGGACGCCGGCGCGTCGTTCATCATCACGCAACTCTTCTTCGATAACCGCGACTTCTACGACTTCCGCGAGCGCTGCAAGCTCGCCGGGATCACTGTCCCCATCATCGCAGGCGTGATGCCGATAACCTCGGCCGCCGGCATGAAGCGCATGGCCGACCTGGCCGCGGGTGCGCGGTTCCCGGCGTCGCTGATCCGAGCGATCCAGCGAGCCGGCGACGACCCGGCGGCGGTGCGTCGCGTGGGCGTGCACTGGGCAACCGAGCAGTGCCGCGACCTGCTGGATCATGAGGTCTCGGGCATCCACTTCTACACGCTCAACCGATCGACCGCGACCCGCGAGATCTACGCGAACCTGGGCGTTAAGGACTCTCTCGCGCTCGCGTGACGCCTGGTCCGAATATCCCGGGCTCCCGATCAGTTCCATGGAAGCACAGACCTCCCGCCAGACCCGAAACACGGGCTGTTGCGCTTGTGTGAAGGTCACGATGCGCCGACCAAGGGGTGACACTCTTTACGGGTCGCTGCGCATCCATGAGTTCCAAAGAAAACATCATCGACTCGGTCCGGCTCGCGGCCCACGAGTGCTCCGCGCTGCTCGACGCCCTCGACAAGGCCTCCGGCGCCGACGGTGGGGCAACGAAACGCGGCACGAAGCGCTGGCGGTATCGCAACCGGATCCTCACCTCGATCAAGCAGAACGGGCTCGCGCAGACCTTCTATGTCTCGCCGCGCAACCTGTCGTCGGGCGGGATCGCCTTCCTCCACGGCGGCTATGTCCACCCCGGCAGCCCGGTCGCCGTGGTGCTCCGCGACAAGCTCGACGAGGTCAAGACCTTCCGCGGGCGCACGACGCGCTGCACCCACGTGAAGGGACGCCTGCACGAGGTCGCGGTGCAGTTCGAGAGCAAGCTCAACCCAAAGGACTTTGTCCCGCCGACCAGCGAGCCGGGGTTCAACGTCGAACAGGTCGATCTGGCCCGGCTCATGGGCAAGGTGCTCGTCGTCGAGGACTTCCGCCCCGATCAGCGCCTCATCGCGCACTACTTCAAAGGCACGAACCTCGACATCACCTACGCGCAGAGTCTCGAGGATGCGAGGCAGATTCTCGATCACGCCACCGACCTCGTGTTCCTCGACACCACGCTCCCCGACGCCAGCGGCGCCGACGCGGTCGTCGGCCTGCGCAAGGCGGGATTCGCCGGGCCGATCGTCGCGATCACGCCCGAGCGCAACCCCACGCAGCGGTCGCAGCTCCTGAGCACGGGCGCGAACGAGGTTCTTTCGAAACCCATGGACCTCTCGCTGCTGCAGCAGGCCGCAGCCGAATTCCTGATCGCCGGCGGGTGCGAGCCCGAGGTGACCACGATGCTGTTCTCGACGCTCGCCGATGATTCCACGAGCGAGCTCATTGCGCACTATGTGCAGGACTGCCACCGGCTCAGCGACACCATCGCCGACGCCGTCGAGAAACGCGACATCGCGGCGGTGCGCCAGCACATCGGCAGCATCCGGGGTAGCGCCGGGGCGCACGGGTTCATGCCGATCGATCGCGTCGCGCAGGCCGCCCTCAGGGAGATCGACGCGACGCACGACCTCGACGAGGCCATGATCGCGATTCAGGCGGTTATCAACGCCTGCAAGCGTGCCGCGGTGCGCGAGCCCGCCGATTCCCACTGAGTCGACCTCGCATCAGCGCCGCCTCGACGCGATGAGCAGCAGCGTCAGGTCCGCCGGGGTCACGCCCTCGAGCCGCCCGGCCTGGCCGAAGGTGCTGGGCCGGAACCGGGCCAGCGCCTGCCTCGCCTCGTTGCGAAGCCCGTCGACGCTCTCGTACGCGACATGCTCCGGGATCCTCCGGCGCTCCATGCTCTCCTGACGCTTGATCTCGGCCCGCTGCCGACGCAGGTACCCCTCGTACTTCTGATCGGTCAGCGCCGAGACCAGCGTCTCCTCGCTCCACACCCTCGGCGCGAGTCGCGCGAGCACGCCGCGCAGGTCGTCGACGCCGAACTCCTGGCGCTTGCAGACCCGCGCCAGCGGCACGCCTTCGAGGTGCGCCCGCTGGATCGTCTCCTCCAGCGCCGCACGCTCCTCGCGACGGCTCTCGAAACGAGACCATCGGGCGTCGTCGCAGATCCCCCACTCGCGCGCCAGCGGGGTGAGCCGGTCCGGCGCGTTGTCGGCGCGAAGCAACAGCCGGTGTTCGGCGCGGCTCGTGAACATCCTGTACGGCTCGGTCGGGGTCTTCGTCACCAGATCGTCGAGCAGCACCCCGATGTACGCCTGATCGCGCCCGAGCGTCACGAGGCACTCACCCAGCGCGAACCGGGCGGCGTTGACGCCGGCGATCACCCCCTGCGCGCCCGCCTCCTCGTACCCGCTCGTCCCGTTGATCTGGCCGGCGAGGAACAGCCCCTCGATGCGCTTGGTCATCGTGGTCGCGTCGATCTGGTGCGGCGGGACCATGTCGTACTCGACCGCGTACCCGTGCAGCAGGATCTCGGCCCGTTCGCAGCCGGCCATCCCGCGCACGATCGTCTCCTGTACGTCGCGAGGGAGCGAGGTCGCGATGCCGTTGCAGTAGATCGAATCGTCCCGGTGGCTCTCTGGCTCCAGGAAGACCTGGTGCGAGTCCTTGTCGGCGAATCGCACGACCTTGTCCTCGATCGACGGGCAGTAGCGCGGCCCGCGCGACTCGATCTGTCCGGAGAACATCGGCGCCCGATGCAGGTTCGCCCGGATCGCGCCGTGCACTCGCTCGTTCGTCCGCGTGATGCGGCACTCAACCTGCCCGATCAGCGGGAACCGCGACGGCTCTGTCATGTCGCTGAACGGCGCGGGACGCTCGTCGCCGCGCTGGGGCTCGAGCGCGTCCCAGTCGATCGTCGAGCGGCGCAATCGCGGCGGGGTGCCGGTCTTCAGCCGTCCCATCTCGAATCCAAGCTCGCGAAGCGACGCGGAGATGCCCGTCGCCGGCGCTTCGCCCACGCGCCCACCCGGGGTCCGGTCCTCGCCGGTGTGCATGAGCCCGCGCATGAAGGTGCCGGTGGTCAGCACGACGGCGCGCGCCCTGACCGCGACCTGTTCGCCCACTCGGCGCTCGCGCACGATCGCTCCCGCGAGCGCCCCGTCCTCGAACAGGAGACGCTCGACGCCGCCCTCGATGACGGCGATCTCGGGGCGCGCGCGGATCAGGCGCTGCGCCTCCTCGGCGTACGCGTGCTTGTCGCACTGCGCGCGCGGGCCGCGCACCGCCGCGCCCTTGGAGGTGTTCAGCGCCTTGAACATGATGCCCGTCGCGTCGGTGATGCGCCCCATCAGCCCGCCCAGCGCGTCGATCTCGCGGACCATCTGTCCCTTGGCGAGACCGCCGATCGCCGGATTGCACGACATCACGCCGATCTTGGACGCGTCGAGCGTGACGATCGCCACGCGCACGCCTGCGTTGGCCGCGCTCCACGCCGCCTCGATGCCGGCGTGCCCCCCACCGACGACGAGCACATCGAACCGATCGGGACGACCGTTCTCGGGCGTGCGGTTCTCGGATGGACCTTGGCCGGGGCTCATGCGTCTGAGAGAATATGCGACACCGCCGCGGCAGATGAGGCACGCACCGCCTCGCCAGTCTCCCCGACCGCTTTCACCGCGACGACCCGAACATCGGTCCGAAGTGAGCAGCCACGAACGGTCTATCCGTTCGAGGGCATAGCCGATGCTGTACTCGGACCGCACGAGGTCAGGACACCGACCGATGCACGACATCCACGCCTGCGCCACAACCCGGATGATCGACGCGGCACGACGCGCCCTGCTCGGCGCTGCCCTTGTGGGCGCATGCGTCGCGTCGGGGGGCTGCCTCCAGTCGGCGCGGCACGACTTCCTCGCGCTTCGCGCCGACGCGCCCAGCCCCCGGCCGGGCACGCGGACCTCGCTGGCCGAAGCCCTTCCTTCGAACATCGGGCCGACCGCCCCGCCCACGGCGCTCGTCGAGGCCACGGACCGCTGACCGCCCCCGGCGCCCCCGGCGCCCCACGCGCCCCCGGCGCTATGCTCACGCACACCGGACCAAACGGTCAGCAGGAGCACCAGCGTGGCGCAGCGAGAGCTCGAATCGAGCATCCATCGTGATTTCAAGGATCGGATGACCTATTCGGAGTACCTCCGGCTGGACCTGATCCTCGGGGCGCAGCAGCCGCTTTCGAGCCCGGCGCACCACGACGAGATGCTCTTCATCATCCAGCACCAGACCTCTGAGCTGTGGATGAAACTCGTCATCCACGAGCTGACCGCCGCGATCGGCTGCATCCGGCGCGACGATCTCGAGCCGTGCTTCAAGATCCTCGCGCGCGTCAAGCAGATCCAGGACCAGCTCTTCTCGCAGTGGGCGGTCCTCGAGACGCTGACCCCCAGCGAGTATGTCCAGTTCCGCGGCGTGCTGGGCAACGCGAGCGGCTTCCAGAGCGTCCAGTACCGGGCCATCGAGTTCCTGCTCGGCAACAAGAGCGCCCCGATGCTCGCGGTGCACAAGGACCGGCCAGACGCCCACGCCTTCCTCGAGGCCATCCTCCGCTCGCCCAGCGTCTACGACGAGTTCCTGCGCCTCCTCGCGCGCCGGGGCCTGCCGGTGCCGGCCCAGTGCGTCGAGCGCGACTGGTCGACGCCCTATCAGCCGAACGACGGCGTCGTCGCGGTCTTCAAGACCATCTACGAAAACCCGTCGAAGTGGTGGGACGCCTACGAGATGTGCGAGAAGCTCGTCGATGTCGAGCAGCAGTTCCAGCAGTGGCGGTTCCGGCACCTCAAGACCGTGCATCGCATCATCGGGCTCAAGAAGGGCACCGGCGGCAGCTCGGGCGTCGAGTTCCTCCGGCGCGCCCTCGATCAGATCTTCTTCCCCGAGCTGTGGGATGTGCGCACCCAGATCGACGCGCCCGCCGGCGCGTGATCACCCGTT
This Phycisphaeraceae bacterium DNA region includes the following protein-coding sequences:
- the metF gene encoding methylenetetrahydrofolate reductase [NAD(P)H], which gives rise to MHFSDLIKQRGTTFSFEFFPPKDEASASELFAAIRELEALRPSFVSVTYGAGGTTRRITIDLVLRLKRETSLEILPHLTCVCHTEAEIYDILEEYANAGIGNILALGGDTPRSKPDHDRRIDAFRHARDLVSFVRAFKDRSGGRNIRDPRGYGIGVAGYPEGHPSTPNRLVELDHLKAKVDAGASFIITQLFFDNRDFYDFRERCKLAGITVPIIAGVMPITSAAGMKRMADLAAGARFPASLIRAIQRAGDDPAAVRRVGVHWATEQCRDLLDHEVSGIHFYTLNRSTATREIYANLGVKDSLALA
- a CDS encoding response regulator, which translates into the protein MSSKENIIDSVRLAAHECSALLDALDKASGADGGATKRGTKRWRYRNRILTSIKQNGLAQTFYVSPRNLSSGGIAFLHGGYVHPGSPVAVVLRDKLDEVKTFRGRTTRCTHVKGRLHEVAVQFESKLNPKDFVPPTSEPGFNVEQVDLARLMGKVLVVEDFRPDQRLIAHYFKGTNLDITYAQSLEDARQILDHATDLVFLDTTLPDASGADAVVGLRKAGFAGPIVAITPERNPTQRSQLLSTGANEVLSKPMDLSLLQQAAAEFLIAGGCEPEVTTMLFSTLADDSTSELIAHYVQDCHRLSDTIADAVEKRDIAAVRQHIGSIRGSAGAHGFMPIDRVAQAALREIDATHDLDEAMIAIQAVINACKRAAVREPADSH
- the mnmG gene encoding tRNA uridine-5-carboxymethylaminomethyl(34) synthesis enzyme MnmG, which gives rise to MSPGQGPSENRTPENGRPDRFDVLVVGGGHAGIEAAWSAANAGVRVAIVTLDASKIGVMSCNPAIGGLAKGQMVREIDALGGLMGRITDATGIMFKALNTSKGAAVRGPRAQCDKHAYAEEAQRLIRARPEIAVIEGGVERLLFEDGALAGAIVRERRVGEQVAVRARAVVLTTGTFMRGLMHTGEDRTPGGRVGEAPATGISASLRELGFEMGRLKTGTPPRLRRSTIDWDALEPQRGDERPAPFSDMTEPSRFPLIGQVECRITRTNERVHGAIRANLHRAPMFSGQIESRGPRYCPSIEDKVVRFADKDSHQVFLEPESHRDDSIYCNGIATSLPRDVQETIVRGMAGCERAEILLHGYAVEYDMVPPHQIDATTMTKRIEGLFLAGQINGTSGYEEAGAQGVIAGVNAARFALGECLVTLGRDQAYIGVLLDDLVTKTPTEPYRMFTSRAEHRLLLRADNAPDRLTPLAREWGICDDARWSRFESRREERAALEETIQRAHLEGVPLARVCKRQEFGVDDLRGVLARLAPRVWSEETLVSALTDQKYEGYLRRQRAEIKRQESMERRRIPEHVAYESVDGLRNEARQALARFRPSTFGQAGRLEGVTPADLTLLLIASRRR
- the kynA gene encoding tryptophan 2,3-dioxygenase — its product is MAQRELESSIHRDFKDRMTYSEYLRLDLILGAQQPLSSPAHHDEMLFIIQHQTSELWMKLVIHELTAAIGCIRRDDLEPCFKILARVKQIQDQLFSQWAVLETLTPSEYVQFRGVLGNASGFQSVQYRAIEFLLGNKSAPMLAVHKDRPDAHAFLEAILRSPSVYDEFLRLLARRGLPVPAQCVERDWSTPYQPNDGVVAVFKTIYENPSKWWDAYEMCEKLVDVEQQFQQWRFRHLKTVHRIIGLKKGTGGSSGVEFLRRALDQIFFPELWDVRTQIDAPAGA